In Verrucomicrobia bacterium CG1_02_43_26, one genomic interval encodes:
- a CDS encoding glutamate--tRNA ligase: MDNTPNNKVRVRFAPSPTGFFHIGSARTALFNWLYARHTGGTFVLRIEDTDAERNTPEALQCLMDGMRWLGLDWDEGPEVGGAHGPYFQSQRTELYKKYIQQLLDEDKAYEKDGAIWFRVSGEVQVIEDEIRGRVERLEEKDFVIVRSNGMPVFHFVVVVDDITMGITHVIRGEDHLSNTSKHTELFKAFGAPVPKFAHIPLILKSNGPGKMSKRDVGALIEEYQKRHFLPEAVRNYLCLLGWSPKDDREVLPIAETIELFELKGVNKNNARFDEQKLSFMNAEYTRSLPLETFAEIARPALVSAEELPEVGNRGDYLLQVLALCQEKVRSIEELPHFIRYFFNDSFLIDHDTETKVFKKGDPVNRLQLVKAGFAQLEAFTAEAIEQCIHQVATENNLKPNEFLLPIRFAVSGMGMGPSFYPMLSVLGREIVLNRIDQFVEKYYDRATS; this comes from the coding sequence ATGGATAATACTCCCAATAATAAGGTTCGCGTTCGTTTCGCCCCCAGCCCAACGGGTTTCTTCCATATTGGAAGCGCTCGTACCGCCCTTTTTAACTGGTTATATGCCCGTCATACGGGGGGCACATTTGTCCTCAGAATTGAAGACACGGATGCCGAACGCAACACCCCTGAAGCGTTACAATGCTTAATGGATGGCATGCGCTGGCTAGGCCTTGATTGGGATGAGGGCCCCGAGGTCGGGGGAGCTCATGGTCCTTACTTTCAATCTCAACGTACAGAGCTTTACAAAAAATACATCCAGCAGTTATTGGATGAGGACAAGGCTTACGAAAAGGATGGCGCTATTTGGTTTAGGGTCTCAGGCGAAGTACAGGTCATTGAGGACGAAATTCGTGGCCGTGTCGAGCGTCTCGAGGAAAAGGACTTCGTCATCGTCCGTTCCAATGGCATGCCGGTCTTCCACTTTGTGGTTGTTGTGGATGATATTACAATGGGCATCACACACGTCATCCGTGGCGAGGATCATCTTTCTAATACCAGTAAACACACGGAGCTCTTTAAGGCATTCGGAGCTCCCGTACCAAAGTTTGCCCATATTCCTTTAATTCTAAAATCCAATGGGCCGGGCAAAATGAGCAAGCGGGATGTCGGCGCTTTGATCGAAGAATATCAAAAACGTCACTTCCTCCCTGAGGCCGTTCGTAACTATTTATGTTTGCTCGGGTGGTCTCCTAAAGATGACCGCGAGGTACTGCCGATCGCAGAAACCATCGAGCTCTTTGAACTCAAGGGGGTTAATAAAAACAATGCTCGTTTCGATGAGCAAAAACTTTCTTTCATGAACGCGGAGTATACTCGTAGCCTCCCATTGGAGACATTTGCTGAAATAGCGCGCCCTGCGCTTGTTTCCGCTGAAGAACTTCCAGAGGTGGGTAACCGCGGAGATTATCTCCTACAAGTCCTGGCGCTTTGTCAGGAAAAGGTTCGTTCGATCGAGGAACTGCCACACTTCATTCGCTACTTTTTTAATGATAGCTTCTTAATCGATCATGATACCGAAACTAAAGTCTTTAAGAAGGGCGATCCCGTCAACCGCTTACAACTCGTAAAGGCTGGCTTCGCTCAGCTCGAAGCGTTTACAGCCGAGGCCATCGAGCAATGTATCCATCAGGTTGCTACTGAAAATAATTTAAAACCAAACGAATTCCTGCTTCCTATTCGCTTTGCCGTATCCGGTATGGGCATGGGGCCTTCTTTCTATCCAATGCTCAGCGTACTGGGTAGGGAAATTGTATTAAATAGGATTGATCAATTCGTGGAAAAATATTACGATAGGGCCACTTCATAA